The following proteins are co-located in the Patescibacteria group bacterium genome:
- a CDS encoding heparan-alpha-glucosaminide N-acetyltransferase codes for MNSTSTKNRPARFVEVDFLRGVAVLLMIVFHLIFDLNYLDLVKFTLDSFFWIAFERITATVFIFLVGVSLQLSYLRHQQAGELISFYKRNVVRAISLIFFALLITLVTRLYSPGSYIFFGVLHFIAVAILLALPLVRYHFANLILGLICLILGISLPLFLSEAILNYCSLIFWNENLNTLDYFPLLPWFGFVLLGIFFAKLAYKNFKRQFSFDFTWLQDNKIGACGALLGRNSLWIYLLHQPVIVGVLMVLSKK; via the coding sequence ATGAATTCTACTTCGACCAAAAATCGCCCTGCACGCTTCGTCGAAGTTGATTTTTTGCGTGGGGTGGCAGTGCTGCTGATGATTGTCTTCCATTTGATTTTTGATCTCAATTATCTAGATCTAGTTAAATTCACGCTCGATTCATTTTTTTGGATTGCGTTTGAGCGGATTACGGCTACGGTTTTCATCTTCTTGGTGGGCGTCTCGTTGCAATTGTCTTATCTTAGACATCAGCAAGCAGGGGAACTTATTTCTTTTTACAAAAGAAATGTAGTGCGGGCGATATCGCTGATTTTTTTCGCTCTGCTAATCACCTTGGTCACTCGGCTTTATAGTCCCGGGAGTTATATTTTTTTCGGAGTTTTGCACTTCATCGCAGTGGCGATTCTGCTGGCCTTGCCGCTGGTGCGTTACCATTTTGCCAATCTGATTCTGGGGCTGATTTGCCTCATTCTGGGAATTTCCTTGCCGCTTTTTTTGAGCGAAGCAATTTTGAATTACTGCAGCCTAATTTTTTGGAATGAAAATCTAAATACCTTGGACTACTTTCCGCTACTACCTTGGTTTGGTTTTGTCTTGCTGGGAATTTTCTTTGCCAAGCTGGCTTACAAAAATTTCAAGCGCCAATTCAGTTTCGATTTCACCTGGCTGCAGGATAATAAAATCGGTGCTTGCGGGGCGTTGCTCGGGCGCAATTCGCTCTGGATTTATCTTTTGCATCAGCCTGTGATTGTCGGTGTGCTGATGGTTCTGAGTAAAAAATGA
- a CDS encoding sugar phosphate isomerase/epimerase — protein sequence MLSITTDSFAGYGLHHAFELAKKAGLDGIEVVIRRNDLDTQNPTYLKQLSEQYELPIVALSIPAGLAMNEDKAKRAFDLAKKIEAPLVSLSTPDIFNFSYKKWITDELIKLQRKYDLQIAMVNPPADSLFGIMPKYAFNDPYELKKFENLVFDTSNVSSRSEPLLELYSIFRPKIRQIHLANAQHEMKHTLLANGTVPLESFLIHLARDKFNGILTLKLNPKSLGVGSEERVLENIDLCKKFVERYFPAENK from the coding sequence ATGCTCTCAATTACGACCGATAGTTTCGCCGGTTATGGTTTGCACCACGCCTTCGAGCTTGCCAAAAAAGCCGGTCTCGATGGCATCGAGGTGGTGATTCGTCGCAACGACCTCGATACGCAAAATCCCACTTACCTCAAACAACTCAGCGAACAATACGAGCTACCTATCGTCGCACTTTCGATTCCAGCCGGTCTGGCGATGAATGAGGACAAAGCCAAACGCGCATTTGATTTAGCTAAAAAAATCGAGGCACCGCTGGTTTCACTTTCTACGCCTGATATTTTTAATTTTTCTTACAAAAAATGGATTACAGATGAATTAATAAAATTACAGAGGAAATACGATTTGCAGATTGCGATGGTTAATCCGCCAGCCGATAGCCTATTTGGCATCATGCCGAAATATGCTTTCAATGATCCTTACGAACTTAAAAAATTTGAGAATCTTGTTTTTGACACGAGTAATGTCTCGAGTCGGAGCGAACCTTTGCTTGAACTCTATTCAATTTTCCGCCCAAAAATTCGCCAGATTCACTTGGCCAATGCACAGCACGAGATGAAACACACCTTGTTGGCGAACGGCACTGTGCCACTAGAGAGCTTCTTGATTCATTTGGCGCGCGATAAATTCAACGGCATCCTGACTCTCAAGCTCAATCCGAAATCGCTTGGTGTCGGTAGCGAAGAGCGTGTTTTGGAAAACATTGATTTGTGTAAAAAATTTGTTGAGCGTTATTTTCCAGCTGAAAATAAGTAA
- a CDS encoding aminotransferase class I/II-fold pyridoxal phosphate-dependent enzyme, translating into MKIPTNKILALIPPSGIRKFFEIVAENPDVISLSVGEPDFDAPWSVREAAIAALENGATHYSANRGSSELRGAIAKYFARKFGVAYSPEKEILVGNGASEIFDLVVRSVLNPGDEVLLFAPSYVMYAPLVALAGGTPIFVQKISEIAKKISPKTKALVFGYPSNPTGATFTKSELKKIAVLVERNNLLAISDEIYAELSYETKHISFASLPKMKAQTATISGFSKAFAMTGFRLGYLLAPESLVAAANKIHQYCALCANSISQIAAIEALENCDAEVAKMREEYKLRRDFCVRELRKMGFTIQKPAGAFYLFPNIRKRTGLSGDDFALNLLKKERVAVVPGSAFGAEFADHIRISYATGLTELETAFERMAHFIQSLK; encoded by the coding sequence GTGAAAATTCCGACAAACAAAATTCTCGCGCTGATTCCGCCCTCCGGCATTCGGAAATTTTTCGAAATCGTCGCCGAAAATCCCGATGTGATTTCGCTCTCCGTCGGTGAGCCGGATTTCGATGCGCCGTGGAGTGTGCGCGAGGCGGCGATTGCCGCGCTCGAAAATGGCGCGACGCATTATTCCGCGAATCGCGGCTCGAGCGAGCTGCGTGGCGCCATCGCGAAATACTTCGCGCGAAAATTCGGAGTCGCTTACTCTCCCGAAAAAGAAATCCTAGTCGGCAATGGCGCGAGCGAGATTTTCGATCTTGTCGTGCGCTCAGTTTTAAATCCGGGTGATGAAGTCCTACTTTTCGCGCCGAGCTATGTGATGTACGCGCCGCTCGTCGCGCTCGCCGGCGGCACGCCGATTTTCGTTCAAAAAATTTCCGAGATTGCGAAAAAGATTTCACCCAAAACCAAAGCGCTTGTTTTCGGTTATCCGTCGAATCCGACGGGCGCGACATTCACTAAATCCGAACTTAAGAAAATTGCCGTTTTGGTGGAGCGCAATAATTTGCTCGCGATTTCGGACGAAATTTACGCCGAACTTTCCTACGAGACTAAGCATATTTCTTTCGCGAGTCTGCCCAAGATGAAAGCGCAAACAGCGACAATTTCCGGTTTTTCGAAGGCTTTCGCGATGACCGGATTCCGGCTTGGCTATCTGCTCGCGCCGGAAAGTCTCGTCGCCGCGGCGAACAAAATTCACCAGTACTGTGCGCTTTGTGCGAATTCGATTTCCCAAATTGCCGCGATTGAAGCGCTCGAAAACTGCGATGCCGAAGTCGCCAAAATGCGGGAGGAATACAAGTTGCGCCGGGATTTTTGCGTGCGCGAACTACGCAAAATGGGCTTCACAATTCAAAAACCGGCTGGCGCGTTTTATCTTTTCCCGAACATCCGTAAAAGAACCGGACTTTCGGGCGACGATTTCGCGCTTAATTTGCTTAAAAAAGAACGAGTTGCGGTCGTGCCGGGTTCGGCCTTCGGCGCGGAATTCGCCGACCACATTCGCATTTCCTACGCGACTGGTCTCACCGAGCTCGAGACAGCTTTCGAGCGCATGGCGCATTTCATCCAAAGCTTGAAATAA
- a CDS encoding Lrp/AsnC family transcriptional regulator: MKQKLLALLTKNPRISASSLAKILGTTAAKIEAEIQKLLKSGEIVGFATILNSNGQDEITAMVEVRVTTQRGRGFDEVGERIAKFPEVTNAFLISGSHDLNLLVKGKSLAEVANFVNRKVAVLESVTGTTTHFLLKKYKEDGLVFGEKASDQRLKVSA, from the coding sequence ATGAAGCAAAAATTACTCGCGCTCCTGACGAAGAATCCGCGCATTTCGGCGAGCTCGCTCGCGAAGATTCTCGGCACGACCGCAGCGAAGATTGAGGCCGAGATTCAGAAGCTTCTGAAATCCGGCGAGATTGTCGGTTTCGCGACGATTCTGAATTCCAACGGTCAGGACGAAATCACCGCGATGGTCGAGGTGCGCGTGACGACGCAACGCGGTCGCGGCTTCGACGAAGTCGGGGAGCGCATTGCGAAATTTCCGGAGGTCACTAATGCGTTTTTGATTTCCGGTTCGCACGATTTGAATCTCTTAGTCAAAGGCAAATCGCTCGCCGAAGTTGCGAATTTCGTGAATCGCAAAGTCGCGGTACTTGAAAGCGTGACTGGCACGACGACGCATTTTCTCTTGAAAAAATACAAAGAAGACGGACTCGTTTTCGGTGAGAAAGCGAGCGACCAAAGATTAAAAGTTTCGGCGTGA
- a CDS encoding response regulator transcription factor has protein sequence MKILVADDDPKLNKLVCAALREVGYSPDAAFTIADARTKIALTNFDLALIDWMFDGETESGLDLVKEIVEMKNFPILMLSGRSALADRVSGLRAGADDYLIKPFYLPELLARVAALLRRPRKIASQKFVVGSLTLDPNSFEISLDGLKIPLRKKEFQLLLALVEAGNETVNRALLGRLVWGDEGVVVSNAIDVHIKSLRERLGKFGQAIETVRGVGYRFDPNFKSGT, from the coding sequence ATGAAAATTCTTGTCGCCGATGATGATCCGAAACTCAATAAGCTCGTGTGCGCCGCACTCCGCGAAGTTGGCTATTCACCCGACGCCGCTTTCACGATTGCCGATGCCCGGACGAAAATTGCTCTGACGAATTTCGACCTCGCGCTCATCGATTGGATGTTCGATGGCGAGACCGAGAGCGGTCTGGATTTGGTGAAAGAAATTGTCGAAATGAAAAATTTTCCAATCTTGATGCTCTCGGGTCGGAGCGCGCTCGCTGATCGCGTGAGTGGACTGCGTGCCGGCGCGGACGATTACCTCATCAAACCCTTTTATTTACCGGAATTGCTCGCGCGCGTTGCCGCACTGCTGCGCCGTCCGCGAAAAATTGCTTCACAAAAATTCGTAGTCGGTTCACTCACGCTTGATCCAAATTCTTTTGAAATCTCGCTCGACGGCTTGAAGATTCCGCTACGCAAAAAAGAATTCCAACTGCTGCTCGCACTAGTCGAGGCAGGCAACGAAACTGTGAATCGTGCTTTGCTCGGACGGCTGGTCTGGGGCGACGAAGGTGTCGTCGTCTCCAATGCCATCGATGTCCACATCAAAAGTCTGCGCGAACGACTCGGGAAATTCGGTCAAGCCATCGAAACCGTGCGCGGTGTTGGTTACCGTTTCGACCCAAATTTTAAATCGGGAACATGA
- a CDS encoding HAMP domain-containing sensor histidine kinase, with the protein MNLVALTKITERLTQLAEEHHDLLLRNAELNHLLREAEMTRAEEIARFAHEMKKPLAVIRGLIARCDPKTPRQQIRKTGQEIDAEVSRAAKILDDMIALARLETSARENKKLDLSEICTLVFEQQRAQFPKHKFEKKIKPGITIFSTPERVFAIVENLLENAGRHTPAGSEVFCELTKKSDATMLRVRDNGCGLTADEQEKILTPFTALGHSGGSGLGLAVVARAVEKLGGKLKIHSTKNRGSEFTVYLPA; encoded by the coding sequence ATGAATCTCGTCGCACTCACCAAAATCACCGAACGCCTCACGCAGCTCGCCGAAGAACACCATGATTTATTGCTCAGGAATGCCGAACTGAATCACCTCCTGCGCGAAGCGGAAATGACACGCGCTGAAGAAATCGCGCGTTTTGCCCATGAAATGAAAAAGCCGCTCGCGGTGATTCGCGGACTCATCGCGCGTTGTGACCCAAAAACACCTAGGCAACAAATTAGAAAAACCGGGCAAGAGATTGACGCTGAAGTTTCGCGAGCCGCCAAAATTCTCGATGACATGATTGCGCTCGCACGCCTCGAAACCAGCGCCCGCGAGAATAAGAAGCTTGATCTTTCGGAAATTTGCACACTGGTTTTCGAGCAACAGCGCGCGCAATTTCCCAAGCATAAATTTGAGAAAAAAATTAAACCGGGCATCACGATTTTCTCGACACCCGAGCGCGTCTTCGCGATTGTCGAAAATCTCCTCGAAAATGCCGGTCGCCACACACCAGCAGGCTCAGAAGTTTTTTGCGAACTGACGAAAAAATCTGACGCCACAATGCTACGCGTGCGCGACAATGGTTGTGGCTTGACCGCAGACGAGCAGGAAAAAATTCTGACTCCCTTCACCGCGCTGGGTCACTCGGGCGGCAGCGGACTCGGACTCGCCGTCGTCGCCCGCGCCGTCGAGAAATTAGGCGGCAAGCTCAAAATTCATTCGACGAAAAATCGCGGCAGTGAATTCACCGTCTATTTGCCAGCTTAA
- a CDS encoding SprT-like domain-containing protein yields MNLSAAETLAHRLLVKHDLTSWSFRFDRARRRFGCCNFTNRTISLSRILTELNPPQKILDTLLHEIAHALVGPRHAHDAFWRAKVSELGGTPTARFRESEVALPQSRFRAVCPSCGKSFPAFRRRKNVACRACCQKFNRGKFTPEFRLQFSEN; encoded by the coding sequence GTGAATCTCTCTGCCGCGGAAACGCTCGCTCATCGTTTGCTCGTGAAGCATGATTTGACGAGCTGGAGTTTCAGATTTGATCGCGCGCGCAGACGCTTCGGCTGCTGCAATTTCACGAATCGGACGATTTCGCTTTCTAGAATTCTGACCGAGTTAAACCCGCCGCAAAAAATTCTCGACACGCTTTTGCACGAAATCGCGCACGCGCTCGTCGGACCGCGCCACGCGCACGACGCATTTTGGCGCGCGAAAGTTTCCGAACTCGGCGGGACACCGACAGCGCGTTTTCGCGAATCGGAAGTCGCTCTGCCGCAGTCCAGATTCCGTGCAGTCTGTCCGAGCTGCGGAAAATCTTTTCCGGCTTTTCGCCGCCGCAAAAATGTCGCCTGTCGCGCCTGCTGCCAAAAATTTAATCGCGGAAAATTTACCCCGGAATTTCGCCTGCAATTCAGCGAAAATTAA
- a CDS encoding AIR carboxylase family protein has translation MKAILILGSEVDQSHADKIIAALDERKIPHETFVASAHKKTREVLDIVAKFEKEKVVFVTIAGRSNALSGVVAANSSKPVLACPPFKDKNDYLINIHSTLQMPSGTPVLTILDPANCAEAVARILKN, from the coding sequence ATGAAAGCCATTCTCATTCTCGGTTCGGAAGTCGATCAGTCGCACGCTGACAAAATCATCGCTGCGCTCGATGAGCGCAAAATTCCGCACGAGACTTTCGTCGCTTCGGCGCACAAGAAAACGCGCGAGGTTCTAGATATTGTCGCGAAATTTGAAAAAGAAAAAGTTGTCTTCGTCACGATTGCCGGTCGCAGCAATGCGCTCTCCGGCGTCGTCGCGGCGAATTCGAGCAAGCCAGTGCTGGCCTGTCCGCCCTTCAAAGATAAAAACGACTACCTCATCAACATTCATTCGACGCTGCAAATGCCGAGCGGCACGCCTGTCCTGACAATTCTCGATCCGGCGAATTGCGCGGAAGCGGTCGCGCGAATTTTGAAAAATTAA
- a CDS encoding phosphoribosylaminoimidazolesuccinocarboxamide synthase encodes MIDPKIIRSQIPLALVECEFSELPNYYRGKVRENYDLADRRRILISTDRQSAFDKVLAAVPFKGQVLTQTAKFWFEKTADICPNHALEYPDPNVVVAKKLKMLPVEVVVRDYLTGSTDTSVWTAYRQGAREFCGNALPEGLSKNAKLPKTILTPSTKPLDGTHDISVAPEFLIEGGLVTRQQWDELEWISLALFARGKEIAAKNGLILVDTKYEFGLDRAGVITLADEIHTPDSSRYWLANSYEAKHARGEEPESLDKEFLRLWIRAQCDPYKDEIPKIPDDVLVEFSQKYINLFETVTGQEFKLPAIGIPVKERIRSNLRQYFPER; translated from the coding sequence ATGATTGACCCAAAAATCATTCGCTCCCAAATCCCACTGGCTTTGGTCGAGTGCGAGTTTTCTGAGCTGCCAAATTATTACCGTGGCAAAGTCCGGGAAAATTATGATTTGGCTGACCGGCGGAGAATTCTCATCTCGACCGATCGGCAATCCGCTTTCGACAAAGTGCTCGCGGCAGTGCCATTCAAGGGTCAAGTGCTGACGCAGACGGCGAAATTTTGGTTCGAAAAAACGGCGGACATTTGTCCGAATCACGCGCTCGAATATCCCGATCCGAATGTCGTCGTCGCGAAAAAATTAAAAATGCTGCCGGTCGAAGTCGTCGTCCGTGATTATCTGACTGGCTCGACGGACACTTCGGTCTGGACGGCATACCGCCAAGGCGCGCGCGAATTTTGTGGCAATGCTCTGCCGGAGGGACTTTCGAAAAACGCGAAGCTGCCGAAGACGATTCTCACCCCTTCGACGAAACCGCTTGATGGCACGCACGATATTTCCGTCGCACCGGAATTCCTGATCGAAGGCGGACTCGTGACGCGTCAGCAGTGGGACGAGCTCGAATGGATTTCACTCGCACTTTTCGCGCGCGGTAAGGAGATTGCGGCGAAAAATGGCTTGATTCTCGTCGACACGAAATACGAATTCGGTCTCGACCGTGCTGGTGTGATCACGCTCGCCGATGAAATTCACACGCCCGATTCGTCGCGCTATTGGCTCGCGAATTCTTACGAGGCGAAACACGCGCGCGGCGAAGAGCCCGAATCGCTCGATAAAGAATTTCTCCGTCTCTGGATTCGCGCGCAGTGTGATCCTTACAAAGACGAGATTCCGAAGATTCCTGACGATGTCTTAGTCGAGTTTTCCCAGAAATACATCAATCTTTTCGAAACCGTCACGGGTCAAGAATTCAAACTGCCGGCAATCGGCATCCCCGTCAAAGAAAGAATTCGCTCCAATCTGCGCCAGTATTTTCCTGAAAGATGA
- the nusA gene encoding transcription termination factor NusA, whose translation MNSNPQNFAAAINQLCDEKKIEAEAVFEAVEEAIKAAYRKDFGNRDQNLEVILDRITGKTNVLLVKKIVDKVENPQAEISVEDAQMIKKGLKAGAKIKIDVTPFDYGRIASQSAKQVIIQKIQDAERQAIYAEYTDREDELLNALVHRVDGRFVHLELDRTTAILEPRDQIPRERYQQGQRIKVYLEKVELTTRGSMLKVSRTHPRMIFRLMELEIPEVRNGTVVVKKIAREAGIRCKIVVDSTDANVDPVGACVGQRGVRIQNITDEVNGERIDVIEFSEDFETMLKEVLSPAKLDHFVKHDDEKRVEVYVAEDQRALAIGKSGQNVRLAGEILGWDIDILNTAELAGEVAVEDSEAKKPAEAETTAEKAVAEKSEPAEKTEN comes from the coding sequence ATGAATTCCAACCCTCAAAACTTCGCCGCCGCGATCAATCAGCTTTGCGACGAGAAAAAGATCGAAGCCGAAGCCGTGTTTGAAGCGGTCGAAGAAGCGATCAAAGCCGCTTACCGCAAAGATTTCGGCAACCGCGACCAAAATCTCGAGGTCATTCTCGACCGCATAACCGGTAAGACGAATGTCTTGCTTGTCAAAAAAATCGTCGACAAAGTCGAAAATCCGCAGGCAGAAATTTCCGTCGAGGACGCGCAGATGATTAAAAAAGGCTTGAAAGCTGGCGCGAAAATTAAAATCGATGTGACACCATTCGACTACGGACGCATCGCTTCGCAGAGTGCGAAACAAGTCATTATTCAAAAAATTCAGGATGCTGAACGCCAGGCGATTTACGCAGAATACACCGATCGCGAAGACGAACTTTTGAATGCTTTGGTGCACCGCGTCGATGGTCGCTTCGTCCATTTGGAATTGGACCGCACCACGGCGATTCTCGAACCGCGCGACCAGATTCCCCGCGAGCGTTATCAGCAAGGTCAGCGCATCAAAGTTTACTTGGAAAAAGTCGAGCTCACGACGCGTGGCTCGATGCTCAAAGTCAGCCGCACGCATCCGAGAATGATTTTCCGCTTGATGGAGCTCGAAATTCCGGAAGTCAGGAATGGCACGGTCGTCGTGAAGAAAATCGCGCGCGAGGCTGGGATTCGCTGCAAAATCGTGGTGGATTCGACTGATGCGAATGTCGATCCAGTCGGCGCGTGCGTCGGTCAACGCGGCGTGCGTATTCAGAATATCACCGACGAGGTGAATGGTGAGCGCATCGATGTGATTGAATTTTCAGAGGATTTCGAGACGATGCTGAAGGAAGTTTTGTCCCCGGCGAAGCTTGATCATTTCGTGAAACACGACGACGAAAAACGCGTCGAAGTCTATGTCGCGGAAGATCAGCGCGCACTCGCGATCGGCAAATCTGGTCAAAATGTGCGACTGGCTGGTGAGATCTTGGGCTGGGATATCGACATTTTGAACACGGCGGAGCTCGCCGGTGAAGTCGCCGTCGAAGATTCCGAAGCCAAAAAACCAGCTGAAGCAGAGACAACCGCCGAAAAAGCTGTTGCCGAAAAATCGGAACCAGCGGAAAAAACTGAGAATTAG
- a CDS encoding type II toxin-antitoxin system HicB family antitoxin, producing MPKVNLKNVVWKEGKYFVALSLNTNVSSFGKTRKEALESLQEALELYFENETNLTFNKVERPDIVQSSLQYA from the coding sequence ATGCCAAAAGTTAATCTGAAAAATGTCGTCTGGAAGGAAGGCAAATATTTTGTCGCTCTTTCACTAAACACAAATGTTTCAAGTTTCGGCAAAACGCGAAAAGAAGCCTTGGAAAGTTTGCAAGAAGCTCTTGAGTTATATTTCGAAAACGAAACCAATCTGACTTTCAATAAAGTCGAGCGACCTGATATCGTGCAATCTTCGCTGCAATATGCCTAG
- the aroE gene encoding shikimate dehydrogenase, translated as MKKFGILAYPAGHSLSPAMHRAAFRELGIDATYDFFEIPPEQLAEFFKEKVRTHAIDGLSVSIPHKVAVIPLLDEIEDSARKIGAVNTVFWRDEKLVGANTDWLGFLQAFDRPIEDKKVVVLGGGGAARALVFALLEKKCAVTVVTREAWEFEAIQKDFGSATDFITNLANYNPDILVNTTPLGMKGAFEGKSFVDPNWFVSHKPLVFDIVYNPRETQLLKDARSAGCETIEGLKMLVNQAVAQFEKFTGATVKFEKMWDAALAELAK; from the coding sequence ATGAAAAAATTCGGAATTCTCGCCTACCCCGCCGGACACTCGCTCTCGCCCGCGATGCATCGAGCGGCGTTTCGCGAACTTGGCATCGATGCGACTTACGATTTTTTTGAAATTCCGCCAGAGCAATTAGCAGAATTTTTCAAAGAAAAAGTACGCACACACGCCATCGACGGACTGTCCGTCTCGATTCCGCACAAAGTCGCGGTCATACCTTTGCTCGACGAGATCGAAGATTCCGCGCGCAAAATCGGCGCAGTGAATACGGTTTTCTGGCGCGATGAAAAACTCGTCGGCGCGAACACTGATTGGCTGGGATTTTTGCAGGCTTTCGACCGACCGATTGAAGATAAAAAGGTCGTGGTCTTGGGTGGCGGCGGCGCGGCACGCGCGCTGGTTTTCGCCCTGCTGGAGAAAAAGTGCGCGGTGACTGTCGTGACACGCGAAGCCTGGGAATTCGAAGCAATCCAAAAAGATTTTGGCAGCGCGACGGATTTCATCACGAACCTCGCGAACTACAATCCCGATATTTTGGTGAATACCACGCCGCTCGGAATGAAAGGCGCTTTCGAGGGCAAAAGCTTCGTTGACCCAAATTGGTTTGTAAGTCATAAACCACTCGTCTTTGACATTGTTTATAATCCACGCGAAACGCAACTTCTGAAAGACGCACGCAGTGCCGGTTGCGAAACGATTGAAGGACTAAAAATGCTGGTCAATCAAGCTGTCGCTCAATTCGAAAAGTTCACCGGCGCAACCGTCAAATTCGAAAAAATGTGGGATGCGGCGCTCGCCGAACTCGCGAAATAA
- the rpoD gene encoding RNA polymerase sigma factor RpoD, which translates to MAKTRKFIIQPTDDELKNFPKAARELIVKGRQQRFVTHQEIESALPPIEENLELHDDFAEVLQNLGVEIVDQKKSIDWRKKTTGDKEGDTEDEKSLRKKEKKEKKFTDLSEIAGDSIRMYLSEIGRVPLLSASEEIELAKRIAKGDQGAKQSLAEANLRLVVSIAKKYIGRGLSFLDLIQEGSIGLFRAVEKFDPSRGFKFSTYATWWIRQAITRAIADQSRTIRIPVHMVETINKLTHTQRRLVQELGREPTADEIAAEMDLDVKKVRHILKISQDIVSLEAPVGAEEDSKLEDFIEDEQSLAPNEAANRQLINEAIADMLRFLTPRERKIVKMRFGLGDGIGHTLEEVGKEFGVTRERIRQIEAKVLQKLKDHPAASRIRNF; encoded by the coding sequence ATGGCAAAAACACGCAAATTTATCATTCAGCCGACTGATGACGAGCTGAAGAACTTCCCCAAGGCTGCGCGGGAATTGATCGTGAAAGGTCGCCAGCAGCGTTTTGTCACGCACCAAGAAATTGAATCGGCTCTTCCGCCAATCGAGGAAAATTTGGAATTGCACGACGATTTCGCGGAAGTTTTGCAAAATCTCGGTGTCGAAATTGTCGATCAAAAAAAGTCGATTGACTGGCGCAAGAAGACAACCGGCGATAAAGAGGGCGACACTGAAGATGAGAAAAGCCTGAGAAAAAAGGAGAAAAAAGAGAAAAAATTCACCGACCTGAGTGAGATTGCCGGTGATTCGATTCGCATGTATCTGAGCGAAATCGGACGCGTCCCACTGCTCTCAGCCTCTGAGGAAATCGAGCTGGCGAAACGCATCGCCAAAGGCGACCAAGGTGCGAAGCAGAGTCTCGCTGAGGCGAATCTCCGTCTCGTCGTCTCCATCGCGAAGAAATACATCGGCCGTGGTTTGTCGTTTTTGGATTTGATTCAAGAGGGCTCCATCGGCCTGTTCCGCGCCGTCGAGAAATTCGACCCGAGCCGCGGTTTCAAATTCTCGACTTACGCGACTTGGTGGATTCGCCAAGCCATCACCCGCGCCATCGCCGACCAATCCCGCACGATTCGTATTCCGGTGCACATGGTCGAGACAATCAATAAATTGACGCACACGCAACGACGGTTGGTCCAAGAACTCGGGCGTGAACCGACGGCAGACGAGATCGCGGCGGAAATGGATTTGGATGTGAAGAAAGTCCGCCACATTTTGAAAATCAGCCAAGACATCGTGTCGCTCGAAGCGCCTGTCGGCGCCGAAGAAGATTCGAAATTGGAAGACTTCATCGAGGACGAGCAATCGCTCGCTCCCAATGAAGCTGCCAATCGCCAGCTCATCAACGAAGCCATCGCAGACATGCTGCGTTTCCTCACGCCGCGTGAACGCAAAATTGTCAAAATGCGTTTCGGACTCGGCGACGGCATCGGACACACTCTCGAAGAAGTCGGCAAAGAATTCGGCGTGACCCGCGAGCGCATTCGCCAAATCGAAGCGAAAGTTCTGCAGAAGTTGAAAGATCACCCTGCGGCGAGCCGGATTCGAAATTTCTGA